From the Candidatus Aegiribacteria sp. genome, the window GGATGGTAGTTACATATGCCATCAAGCTATAGGAGCTAACACTTGCCTGATAGATTGCTCCGAAGGAACTGCCAGGATAATTGAAAAGCCTAGTAATTACTATGATCAAAGCACTTCCAATTATTCGTTTTCCCCCGATGGAGAATATATATGCTTGGGAGGTTCTACAACTGGGAGAATTCTAGAACTGACTAATAGCGATGACATGAATACCTATTCGGAGACAGAGCCTATAGCTGGTGATAGGAATACTAGGACAGTAGTATGTTGCTCCAATGACCAATTCTCTACAACACTTACGACTAGGCGAGGTAGTACACCGGATTTCTATCATGAACTTGTAGTTTATGTTGATGATAAAGCGATATTCTCAGGTCGTATTCCCCCAGAAGGACTCACCTACACGATCCAGACTGAAGTTTCACCCAACGGTTATTATCTGCTTGTAAATCCTGCGAATGCAGCTAATGGAGAACCTATTGCGTACGGTGGACTCCCACCTGGCATTCGCATGGGAATATACAATCTGCCATTAATTGCAATGCAGATAAAGGTCAGGTGATAGTGATGAAGAATACAAGAATGAATGTTATCTTATTAATTGGTATTGTTGCTGTAACCGCTGTTTCGTTATATGCAAACGATCCCACCGTGGTTCCTTGGCCGGTTGGAAGTACGCTTGGCGAGATGAATCAGACAAAAACCATAATGAACAGCTACGGTGACCCTAATGGATCATGGGCTAACCAGTTTTTCCACTGCGGCATAGATATTGACGAGCAATCCGCAAGTTGCGATGAAGTTCGCTGTGTTCATGGCAATGAAGCACTGGGAGAATTCGTTGTAGTATCAAAAAGACTTGAAGGTTTTTCCAAAGGTTATTCACAATGGGTTGTTGTAACCACCGAGGGAACTGACTCGCTCAACCACGAGGATTACGGATGGTGCTATCAGCATTTGTTCTCTCCCTATCCTCCTATATGGGATACTGTTAGTGTCGGGGATCTGATCGCTGTCATGCATCCTCAAGTAGCTGTACCTCATGTTCATTTCAAGTGGACAACATGGGATTATAATGAGTGGTGTTATGTCAACCCGTTGAATTATCTGGATACTGCTCCAAATCAAGGAGATCACTTCGATTGGATTTTTAATCCGGATGGATATCCAAATGATTTTGAATCTTTCTTCCTTATTGATGATATCCCTGATAATTGGTCAGATGATCCAAATGTCGTGTTTAATGATACACTTGATAGAAGCGCGCTTGGACTAGATGTAGTGCCATATGTAGCAGATGTAGATCTTTTCTTTGGATTCAGCCTTCTCGGTCGTGGAGACAATACTCATCCAGACTGGGAAAGGAATGATCTTGCGCCGGAACGGATACAATGGAATATAATTCGCGAAACTTCATCAAGAGATATTACTCTGACAGAGAACTATGTTGTTAATTTTGATTGTCCATTGTCTTGGAATT encodes:
- a CDS encoding M23 family metallopeptidase; the protein is MNVILLIGIVAVTAVSLYANDPTVVPWPVGSTLGEMNQTKTIMNSYGDPNGSWANQFFHCGIDIDEQSASCDEVRCVHGNEALGEFVVVSKRLEGFSKGYSQWVVVTTEGTDSLNHEDYGWCYQHLFSPYPPIWDTVSVGDLIAVMHPQVAVPHVHFKWTTWDYNEWCYVNPLNYLDTAPNQGDHFDWIFNPDGYPNDFESFFLIDDIPDNWSDDPNVVFNDTLDRSALGLDVVPYVADVDLFFGFSLLGRGDNTHPDWERNDLAPERIQWNIIRETSSRDITLTENYVVNFDCPLSWNSHDISILHYFRLDLDELYSHITGEYEGLITCLTNCGDMQGWENLGIDNIEENCWDTNIDYQFSDDATNPILAAYKDGPYLIDVTCSSHGDPAVEFEQSINCELHNFAPVVEEVIVSGSTGEIYHAEWTASGLTPQLNVTVDIPVSNSEILDVTVIFSEPM